In Alosa alosa isolate M-15738 ecotype Scorff River chromosome 19, AALO_Geno_1.1, whole genome shotgun sequence, a genomic segment contains:
- the LOC125284693 gene encoding tetratricopeptide repeat protein 9A, producing the protein MSLDQGGYDAVCRADNGAGGVLSSGNISVPQRQPIHRDVRYYQQHSRHHGTSMEKQPPRNDPADLVRRALDFKTQATQCYKDKKYREAIGKYHRALLEMKGLCRVLGDPDTGSKSPSSVLSTISKASLTEEQKGAVENAELECYNSLAACLLQMELVNYERVKEYCLKVLRKEGENFKALYRSGVAYYHLGDFNKALYYLKESHKQEPSDTNVIRYIQLTEMKIRRSTPKEKKEDS; encoded by the exons ATGAGTTTGGACCAGGGTGGGTATGATGCGGTTTGCCGCGCGGACAACGGAGCAGGAGGAGTCCTTAGCAGCGGCAATATCAGCGTTCCTCAGCGGCAGCCCATTCACAGGGACGTTCGCTACTACCAACAGCACTCGCGTCACCATGGAACCTCCATGGAGAAACAACCGCCGCGCAACGATCCGGCGGATCTGGTGAGACGTGCGCTTGACTTCAAGACTCAAGCCACGCAATGCTACAAAGATAAGAAATACCGGGAAGCTATCGGGAAGTACCACCGCGCTTTGCTAGAGATGAAAGGCTTGTGTCGAGTTCTCGGGGATCCTGACACTGGCTCTAAGTCACCCTCCTCCGTGCTGTCCACGATAAGCAAGGCGTCTTTGACGGAGGAGCAGAAAGGGGCCGTGGAAAACGCGGAACTTGAGTGTTACAACAGTTTAGCGG CCTGTCTCCTGCAGATGGAGTTGGTGAACTATGAGCGGGTGAAGGAGTACTGTTTGAAGGTGCTTCGAAAAGAGGGGGAGAACTTTAAAGCCCTTTATCGCTCTGGAGTTGCCTACTATCACCTGGGCGACTTCAACAAGGCGCTGTATTACCTGAAGGAATCGCACAAACAAGAACCTTCAG ACACCAACGTGATTCGCTACATCCAGCTGACGGAGATGAAGATACGACGCAGTACCCCgaaagaaaagaaggaggactcgtaa